One genomic window of Corynebacterium pseudotuberculosis includes the following:
- a CDS encoding MBL fold metallo-hydrolase, with product MQRCIPDSARGLRHPQTIVLNQTTPHSNIWTLFQFFAIVESMNNQDITLAHVSVSEMDNNCYLLCIGKEALLIDAADNPQALLDLAAENNVSITAVLSTHSHWDHLRALPQILEQTGAKHFAPQPDAADINAPVDVLLTDSDVLPFAGHHFPVHILHGHTTGGAAIAVPIGENMHLFVGDSLFPGGIGKTKNHQDFIQLLDDVSTKLFQKYPDDTVVHPGHGKSTTLGIERPHLEEWRARGW from the coding sequence ATGCAACGTTGTATTCCCGACTCTGCACGCGGCCTTAGGCATCCACAGACCATAGTTTTAAACCAGACTACACCACATTCGAACATATGGACGCTTTTTCAATTCTTCGCTATCGTAGAATCTATGAATAACCAAGACATAACGCTTGCACACGTTTCAGTATCAGAGATGGATAACAACTGCTATCTCCTTTGCATAGGCAAAGAAGCATTGCTTATCGACGCAGCCGATAACCCACAAGCCCTATTAGATTTAGCCGCCGAAAACAATGTCTCCATTACTGCAGTTCTTAGCACCCACAGTCATTGGGATCATCTAAGAGCACTCCCTCAAATTCTTGAGCAGACAGGTGCCAAACACTTTGCGCCGCAGCCAGACGCTGCAGATATTAACGCCCCCGTAGATGTCTTGCTCACGGACTCAGATGTACTCCCATTCGCCGGCCACCATTTTCCGGTCCATATTCTGCACGGGCATACCACGGGCGGAGCAGCAATTGCAGTTCCCATCGGAGAAAACATGCATTTATTTGTAGGCGACTCGCTTTTCCCCGGCGGTATAGGAAAAACAAAAAACCACCAGGATTTTATACAGCTTTTAGACGATGTATCGACCAAACTTTTCCAAAAGTACCCCGATGATACAGTGGTCCATCCCGGACACGGCAAGTCCACAACGCTAGGGATAGAGCGCCCACATCTCGAAGAATGGCGAGCTCGCGGCTGGTAA
- a CDS encoding TrmH family RNA methyltransferase: MELDFDQPFSERTPRVINAAKLLRTAGRKKADRFLAEGENSVEAAVSTGAATDVFVTETAAQKFVDVITAAKHMGIYVHPITDRAAKSLSDTVNTTGIFAVCRPVLWDIKSALKGQPRLVCVPVETSEPGNAGTLIRVADAMGADCIIFAGNTVDPQGPKAVRSSAGSLFHIPVVREPNLQRVWDSLKARGLKILATTAQGEISLDNAGDVLSHPTAWLMGNEAHGLEESLMEKADHRVCIPIRGRAESLNLATAASVCLYESSKTLLSDQNHL, from the coding sequence ATGGAACTGGATTTTGATCAGCCTTTTAGCGAAAGAACCCCCCGAGTAATCAACGCCGCTAAGCTTCTACGCACCGCAGGAAGAAAAAAGGCAGATCGGTTCCTAGCAGAGGGGGAGAACAGCGTCGAAGCAGCCGTAAGCACGGGAGCAGCTACTGACGTATTTGTAACGGAAACAGCAGCGCAAAAATTTGTTGATGTGATCACTGCTGCCAAGCATATGGGAATATATGTCCATCCGATTACCGATCGCGCTGCCAAAAGTTTGTCGGATACGGTAAATACCACTGGAATTTTTGCGGTATGCCGACCTGTCCTATGGGATATTAAGTCTGCGTTGAAAGGACAGCCGCGTTTAGTGTGTGTCCCCGTAGAGACATCGGAGCCAGGTAACGCCGGAACTCTTATTCGCGTAGCAGATGCAATGGGAGCCGACTGCATCATTTTTGCTGGGAACACGGTGGATCCACAAGGGCCTAAGGCAGTGAGATCGAGTGCTGGCTCTCTTTTTCACATACCGGTAGTACGTGAACCTAATCTGCAGAGGGTTTGGGATTCCCTCAAAGCCCGGGGGCTGAAGATACTTGCTACCACTGCACAAGGGGAAATAAGCCTGGATAATGCGGGGGACGTGCTTTCCCATCCGACTGCTTGGCTTATGGGCAATGAGGCACACGGCCTAGAAGAATCTCTCATGGAGAAGGCCGACCATCGTGTGTGTATTCCTATCCGGGGCAGAGCCGAATCGCTGAATCTGGCGACTGCCGCTTCAGTGTGCCTTTATGAGTCTTCAAAGACCCTCCTTTCGGACCAAAACCACCTGTAG
- the rplT gene encoding 50S ribosomal protein L20: MARVKRSLNAKKKRREILKAAKGYRGQRSRLYRKAKEQWLHSMTYAYRDRRARKSEFRKLWITRINAAARMNDITYNRLIQGLRLAEIEVDRKVLADLAVNDFAAFSAICEAAKAALPEDVNAPKAA; this comes from the coding sequence GTGGCACGTGTTAAGCGCTCACTGAATGCTAAGAAGAAGCGTCGCGAGATTCTCAAGGCCGCCAAAGGCTACCGCGGCCAGCGTTCCCGCCTATACCGTAAGGCAAAGGAGCAGTGGCTCCACTCCATGACCTACGCTTATCGCGATCGTCGCGCGCGTAAGTCTGAGTTCCGTAAGCTGTGGATCACTCGTATCAACGCTGCAGCTCGTATGAACGACATCACCTACAACCGTCTCATTCAGGGTCTTCGTCTTGCAGAGATCGAGGTTGATCGTAAGGTTCTTGCTGACCTGGCTGTGAACGACTTCGCTGCATTCTCTGCGATTTGCGAAGCTGCTAAGGCTGCGCTTCCTGAGGACGTTAACGCTCCTAAGGCTGCTTAA
- the infC gene encoding translation initiation factor IF-3, which translates to MSAEARINERIRVPEVRLVGPNGEQVGIVRIDDARKLAYEADLDLVEVAPNAKPPVCKIMDYGKFKYEQAQKAREARKNQQQTVVKEQKFRPKIDDHDYETKKNNVIRFLEKGSKVKVTIMFRGREQSRPELGFRLLERLADDVADFGIVETKPKQDGRNMTMVFGPVRKGKK; encoded by the coding sequence ATCAGCGCTGAAGCTCGCATCAATGAGCGCATCCGAGTTCCCGAGGTCCGCCTTGTCGGCCCCAACGGAGAACAGGTGGGCATCGTGCGTATCGACGACGCCCGCAAGCTCGCTTACGAAGCAGACCTTGATCTTGTCGAGGTTGCTCCTAATGCTAAACCGCCCGTTTGCAAGATTATGGACTATGGAAAGTTCAAATACGAGCAGGCACAGAAGGCGCGTGAAGCTCGGAAAAACCAGCAGCAGACCGTGGTCAAGGAGCAGAAGTTCCGTCCCAAAATCGACGATCACGATTATGAGACAAAAAAGAACAATGTGATCCGGTTCCTTGAAAAGGGTTCCAAAGTGAAGGTCACCATTATGTTCCGTGGTCGTGAGCAGTCTCGCCCGGAACTAGGGTTCCGTTTGCTGGAGCGTCTTGCGGATGATGTCGCAGATTTTGGCATTGTGGAGACAAAGCCTAAGCAAGATGGTCGTAATATGACGATGGTTTTCGGGCCGGTCCGCAAGGGCAAGAAGTAA
- the uvrA gene encoding excinuclease ABC subunit UvrA, whose protein sequence is MADRLVVRGAREHNLKGVNIDIPRDSMVVFTGLSGSGKSSLAFDTIFAEGQRRYVESLSSYARMFLGQMDKPDVDFIDGLSPAVSIDQKSTNRNPRSTVGTITEIYDYLRLLFARAGTAHCPVCDAVIERQTPQQIVDQVLAMEEGLKFQVLAPVVRTRKGEFVDLFADLASQGFSRVQVDGEVYSLTEPPKLKKQIKHDIDVVVDRLQVKPSQRQRLTDSVETALGLADGVVALDFVSLDSSDPHRVRRFSEKMACPNGHVLSVDELEPRSFSFNSPYGACPDCDGLGTRTVVDVDLLIPDKDAPVVRCVQPWNSSPNHKYFQKLIEGLAAALGFDPETPFSKLTKAQQNALINGSSDEVTVRYKNRYGRVRNWTAPFEGVLGYIERKLEQTGSESQKDRLLQYTREDACKTCGGARLRPEILAVRIRSTSHGELSIAGLSELSVNDAAEFLKSLVLGKREEIIAGAVLKEINARLKFLLDVGLNYLTLNRSAGTLSGGEAQRIRLATQIGSGLAGVLYVLDEPSIGLHQRDNQRLIATLERLRDIGNTLIVVEHDEDTIRAADWLIDVGPKAGEYGGQIVYQGKPQGIIECEESITGAYLSGRKVLGVPDERRSIDPNRKLKVVGARENNLRDIDVEIPLGVLACITGVSGSGKSTLINQILAKVLGNELNRSRNVPGRAKRVEGMENLDKLVQVDQSPIGRTPRSNPATYTGVFDKIRTLFAETSEAKVRGYKAGRFSFNVKGGRCEACQGDGTLKIEMNFLPDVYVPCEVCQGARYNRETLEVKYKGKNIAEVLDMPISEAAEFFEPITSIHRYLKTLTEVGLGYVRLGQSATTLSGGEAQRVKLASELQKRSNGRTIYILDEPTTGLHFEDIRKLMLVIQGLVDKGNSVIVIEHNLDVIKAADWIIDMGPEGGSGGGTVVAEGTPEAVAAVSGSYTGAFLKEVLGKQPA, encoded by the coding sequence GTGGCAGATCGTCTTGTAGTACGTGGTGCACGGGAACACAACCTAAAAGGCGTGAATATTGATATTCCGCGCGATTCTATGGTCGTGTTCACGGGGCTATCGGGATCAGGAAAATCATCCTTAGCTTTTGACACGATTTTTGCCGAGGGACAACGGCGCTATGTTGAGTCTTTGTCTTCATATGCCCGAATGTTTTTAGGGCAGATGGATAAGCCGGATGTGGATTTCATCGATGGTCTTTCTCCTGCTGTTTCTATTGATCAGAAGTCCACTAACCGTAATCCGCGCTCCACGGTGGGCACGATTACAGAGATTTATGATTATCTCCGACTCTTGTTTGCTCGAGCTGGCACTGCGCATTGTCCGGTCTGTGATGCAGTAATTGAGCGTCAGACTCCACAGCAGATCGTCGACCAGGTATTAGCAATGGAAGAGGGATTAAAGTTCCAGGTTCTGGCTCCTGTAGTACGCACTCGCAAAGGTGAATTCGTTGATCTTTTCGCGGACTTAGCTTCTCAAGGTTTCTCACGAGTGCAGGTTGATGGCGAGGTATATTCTTTAACAGAGCCTCCTAAGCTGAAGAAACAAATCAAGCATGATATTGACGTGGTTGTGGATAGACTTCAGGTGAAGCCATCGCAGCGACAGCGTTTAACAGACTCTGTAGAGACAGCATTGGGATTAGCCGATGGGGTTGTTGCTTTGGATTTTGTGTCCTTAGATTCCTCTGATCCACATCGAGTTCGTCGTTTCTCGGAGAAAATGGCGTGTCCTAATGGCCACGTATTAAGTGTGGATGAGCTTGAACCGCGTTCTTTCTCTTTTAATTCTCCTTATGGTGCGTGCCCTGATTGCGATGGTTTAGGAACCCGAACGGTAGTAGACGTCGATCTTCTGATTCCAGATAAAGACGCTCCCGTGGTGCGCTGCGTTCAGCCTTGGAACTCGAGCCCAAATCATAAATATTTTCAAAAACTTATTGAAGGACTTGCTGCGGCCCTGGGGTTTGATCCCGAAACTCCTTTCAGCAAGTTAACCAAAGCTCAACAAAATGCACTTATTAACGGTAGCTCTGATGAGGTGACTGTACGTTATAAAAACCGTTATGGCCGAGTGCGAAATTGGACAGCGCCTTTTGAAGGCGTTTTGGGGTATATCGAGAGAAAGTTAGAGCAAACCGGTTCTGAATCTCAGAAGGATCGGCTACTTCAGTACACCCGCGAAGATGCATGTAAAACATGTGGCGGCGCTCGCTTGCGTCCGGAGATCTTAGCTGTTCGTATCAGGTCTACCTCTCATGGTGAGCTTTCTATCGCAGGATTGAGTGAGCTTTCCGTTAATGATGCGGCTGAATTCTTAAAGTCCTTGGTGCTGGGTAAGCGTGAAGAGATTATTGCCGGAGCTGTACTGAAGGAAATTAATGCTAGGTTGAAATTCTTGCTAGATGTTGGGCTGAACTACCTCACTCTAAACCGGAGCGCAGGCACATTGTCTGGAGGGGAAGCCCAGCGTATTCGTTTAGCTACACAGATTGGTTCCGGGCTGGCTGGAGTTCTCTATGTTCTCGATGAACCCTCGATTGGACTGCATCAACGAGATAACCAGCGTTTGATTGCTACGCTCGAGCGGCTTCGCGATATTGGTAATACCCTCATCGTTGTAGAGCATGATGAGGACACTATCCGTGCAGCAGATTGGCTTATCGACGTAGGGCCAAAGGCCGGTGAGTACGGTGGACAAATTGTTTACCAGGGCAAGCCTCAGGGAATCATTGAGTGCGAGGAATCCATCACTGGTGCCTATCTTTCTGGTCGAAAAGTCCTCGGAGTGCCGGATGAACGCCGAAGCATTGATCCAAACCGCAAGCTCAAAGTTGTGGGGGCGCGAGAAAACAATCTGAGAGATATTGATGTTGAAATACCTTTGGGAGTACTTGCCTGTATTACGGGAGTATCGGGCTCGGGTAAATCAACGTTAATCAATCAGATTCTTGCAAAGGTCTTAGGCAATGAGCTGAATAGATCACGAAATGTCCCGGGGAGGGCAAAACGCGTTGAAGGGATGGAGAACCTAGATAAATTAGTGCAGGTTGATCAATCTCCCATCGGGCGCACGCCTCGTTCCAATCCCGCAACGTATACAGGGGTCTTTGATAAAATTAGAACCTTGTTCGCGGAGACCTCTGAAGCCAAAGTTCGAGGCTATAAAGCCGGCCGTTTCTCTTTCAACGTTAAAGGCGGGAGGTGCGAAGCGTGCCAGGGCGACGGAACTTTGAAGATTGAGATGAATTTCTTGCCTGATGTCTATGTTCCGTGTGAGGTTTGTCAGGGCGCTCGCTACAATCGTGAGACTTTGGAAGTTAAGTACAAGGGAAAAAATATCGCCGAAGTCCTTGATATGCCGATAAGTGAGGCTGCTGAATTCTTTGAGCCAATCACCTCGATTCACCGTTACCTTAAAACTTTGACAGAAGTGGGTTTGGGGTACGTCAGATTAGGGCAGTCAGCGACCACACTTTCTGGAGGTGAAGCACAACGCGTAAAACTTGCCTCAGAGTTGCAGAAACGCTCCAACGGGAGAACTATTTATATTTTGGATGAGCCGACAACAGGACTTCATTTTGAAGATATTAGAAAGCTCATGCTTGTTATCCAGGGATTAGTGGATAAAGGAAATTCGGTCATAGTAATCGAGCATAATTTGGATGTAATAAAGGCTGCTGACTGGATTATCGATATGGGCCCAGAAGGAGGGTCTGGTGGAGGTACTGTGGTTGCAGAAGGAACGCCGGAAGCCGTTGCGGCCGTTTCAGGTTCTTACACTGGAGCTTTTTTAAAGGAAGTCTTAGGTAAACAGCCGGCCTAG
- the rpmI gene encoding 50S ribosomal protein L35 has translation MKQKTHKGTAKRVKVTGSGKLRRERANRRHLLEGKPSTRTRRLKGTEDVSKADTKRVKRLLGMA, from the coding sequence ATGAAGCAGAAGACCCACAAGGGCACCGCTAAGCGCGTCAAGGTCACCGGCTCCGGCAAGCTGCGTCGTGAGCGCGCCAACCGTCGCCACCTTCTCGAGGGCAAGCCCTCCACTCGCACTCGTCGCTTGAAGGGTACTGAGGACGTCTCCAAGGCTGACACCAAGCGCGTCAAGCGCCTCTTGGGTATGGCGTAA
- a CDS encoding DoxX family protein: MIRKIARPMLASVYIADGADTVLNSQAHVEGTQTVLGHLRAVLPRKYYRQIPDDPKLITQAVGGAKIGAGTLLALGKSPRLAAATLATLSVPTILARHAFWETQDREEKTARKQGFLTSVALLGGLAITSVDTAGKPSLKWRADKAAQKASAQIQQALPTKSETDKLAEQAQETASAFASTAKDWIGDATDKVAEYAQSAQDYVEDNKDDWLTTAQSNAKLAKKKAVKVAAKAQERAAEAYAQAEKSTGRSAKKANKKASRLQDQAEKP, translated from the coding sequence ATGATTCGCAAGATCGCCCGACCGATGCTCGCTTCCGTTTATATTGCCGACGGCGCGGACACCGTTCTTAATAGTCAAGCTCACGTGGAAGGGACTCAGACCGTTCTCGGTCATCTTCGTGCAGTTCTTCCGCGAAAATACTACCGCCAGATACCAGATGACCCTAAGCTGATCACGCAGGCCGTAGGTGGCGCAAAGATTGGCGCAGGAACGTTACTTGCTTTGGGCAAATCTCCACGCCTCGCCGCAGCAACGCTTGCAACCCTAAGTGTTCCCACGATTCTTGCTCGCCACGCTTTCTGGGAAACTCAAGACCGTGAAGAAAAGACGGCTCGCAAACAAGGTTTCCTTACCAGCGTCGCTTTGCTCGGTGGGCTGGCTATCACCAGCGTGGATACAGCAGGAAAACCAAGCCTAAAGTGGCGTGCCGATAAAGCAGCGCAAAAAGCCAGTGCTCAAATCCAACAGGCACTTCCAACAAAATCCGAAACAGATAAGCTGGCTGAGCAGGCACAAGAAACTGCATCAGCTTTTGCATCCACAGCTAAAGATTGGATTGGAGACGCCACCGATAAGGTAGCCGAATATGCCCAATCTGCCCAGGATTACGTAGAAGATAATAAGGATGACTGGCTCACAACGGCTCAAAGCAACGCAAAGCTTGCTAAGAAAAAAGCTGTAAAAGTTGCAGCTAAAGCTCAAGAACGAGCTGCAGAGGCTTATGCCCAAGCTGAAAAGTCCACTGGCCGTTCCGCTAAAAAAGCCAACAAGAAAGCGTCTCGTTTACAAGACCAGGCAGAAAAGCCTTGA